The Dermacentor silvarum isolate Dsil-2018 unplaced genomic scaffold, BIME_Dsil_1.4 Seq12763, whole genome shotgun sequence genome includes a window with the following:
- the LOC119434553 gene encoding uncharacterized protein LOC119434553 isoform X2: protein MDAGWEQALRLKMEQRSLNFCALERRRPQAGDMLEDAEELGRKKAARVSVPSRRAWTSLCGRRGARDCSPSCGRPRPGARRLDWDRGHHRFGRDPMSHRIIEKRRRDRMNNCLADLSRLIPAVYLKKGRGRIEKTEIIEMAIKHLRHLQAHSCKDPSK from the exons ATGGACGCCGGCTGGGAACAAGCGCTGCGGCTCAAAATGGAACAGCG GAGCCTCAACTTCTGCGCCCTGGAACGGCGGCGGCCCCAGGCGGGCGACATGCTCGAGGACGCCGAGGAGCTGGGCCGCAAGAAGGCCGCCCGGGTGAGTGTGCCCAGCAGGAGGGCCTGGACGAGCCTCTGCGGGAGACGTGGTGCCCGGGATTGCAGTCCAAGCTGCGGACGCCCCCGCCCAGGAGCCCGCCGCTTGGACTGGGATCGAGGGCACCACCGCTTCGGCAGA GACCCCATGTCTCACCGGATCATCGAAAAGCGGCGCCGAGACCGCATGAACAACTGCCTGGCCGACCTGAGCCGCCTCATTCCAGCCGTCTACCTCAAGAAG GGCAGAGGCCGCATTGAGAAGACAGAGATCATCGAGATGGCCATCAAACACCTGCGGCACCTGCAGGCACACTCCTGCAAGGACCCCAGTAAGTAA
- the LOC119434553 gene encoding transcription factor cwo-like isoform X4, translated as MDAGWEQALRLKMEQRSLNFCALERRRPQAGDMLEDAEELGRKKAARDPMSHRIIEKRRRDRMNNCLADLSRLIPAVYLKKGRGRIEKTEIIEMAIKHLRHLQAHSCKDPSK; from the exons ATGGACGCCGGCTGGGAACAAGCGCTGCGGCTCAAAATGGAACAGCG GAGCCTCAACTTCTGCGCCCTGGAACGGCGGCGGCCCCAGGCGGGCGACATGCTCGAGGACGCCGAGGAGCTGGGCCGCAAGAAGGCCGCCCGG GACCCCATGTCTCACCGGATCATCGAAAAGCGGCGCCGAGACCGCATGAACAACTGCCTGGCCGACCTGAGCCGCCTCATTCCAGCCGTCTACCTCAAGAAG GGCAGAGGCCGCATTGAGAAGACAGAGATCATCGAGATGGCCATCAAACACCTGCGGCACCTGCAGGCACACTCCTGCAAGGACCCCAGTAAGTAA
- the LOC119434553 gene encoding uncharacterized protein LOC119434553 isoform X1 — MDAGWEQALRLKMEQRSLNFCALERRRPQAGDMLEDAEELGRKKAARVSVPSRRAWTSLCGRRGARDCSPSCGRPRPGARRLDWDRGHHRFGRDPMSHRIIEKRRRDRMNNCLADLSRLIPAVYLKKVAAARALTGYHRPTWSAPSRIGRPLRCLSRLCVVSLSEVRQLCALCRSTGAAQESGLSCSR, encoded by the exons ATGGACGCCGGCTGGGAACAAGCGCTGCGGCTCAAAATGGAACAGCG GAGCCTCAACTTCTGCGCCCTGGAACGGCGGCGGCCCCAGGCGGGCGACATGCTCGAGGACGCCGAGGAGCTGGGCCGCAAGAAGGCCGCCCGGGTGAGTGTGCCCAGCAGGAGGGCCTGGACGAGCCTCTGCGGGAGACGTGGTGCCCGGGATTGCAGTCCAAGCTGCGGACGCCCCCGCCCAGGAGCCCGCCGCTTGGACTGGGATCGAGGGCACCACCGCTTCGGCAGA GACCCCATGTCTCACCGGATCATCGAAAAGCGGCGCCGAGACCGCATGAACAACTGCCTGGCCGACCTGAGCCGCCTCATTCCAGCCGTCTACCTCAAGAAGGTAGCTGCCGCGCGCGCACTCACGGGCTACcaccggcccacatggagcgccCCCTCGCGCATTGGCCGCCCTCTCAGATGCTTGTCTCGCTTGTGTGTCGTCTCGCTCAGTGAAGTCCGGCAGCTGTGTGCTCTCTGTCGCAGCACAGGTGCGGCGCAAGAGAGCGGCCTTTCTTGCAGCAGGTGA
- the LOC119434553 gene encoding uncharacterized protein LOC119434553 isoform X3 — protein sequence MDAGWEQALRLKMEQRSLNFCALERRRPQAGDMLEDAEELGRKKAARDPMSHRIIEKRRRDRMNNCLADLSRLIPAVYLKKVAAARALTGYHRPTWSAPSRIGRPLRCLSRLCVVSLSEVRQLCALCRSTGAAQESGLSCSR from the exons ATGGACGCCGGCTGGGAACAAGCGCTGCGGCTCAAAATGGAACAGCG GAGCCTCAACTTCTGCGCCCTGGAACGGCGGCGGCCCCAGGCGGGCGACATGCTCGAGGACGCCGAGGAGCTGGGCCGCAAGAAGGCCGCCCGG GACCCCATGTCTCACCGGATCATCGAAAAGCGGCGCCGAGACCGCATGAACAACTGCCTGGCCGACCTGAGCCGCCTCATTCCAGCCGTCTACCTCAAGAAGGTAGCTGCCGCGCGCGCACTCACGGGCTACcaccggcccacatggagcgccCCCTCGCGCATTGGCCGCCCTCTCAGATGCTTGTCTCGCTTGTGTGTCGTCTCGCTCAGTGAAGTCCGGCAGCTGTGTGCTCTCTGTCGCAGCACAGGTGCGGCGCAAGAGAGCGGCCTTTCTTGCAGCAGGTGA